The following are encoded together in the Triticum dicoccoides isolate Atlit2015 ecotype Zavitan chromosome 6B, WEW_v2.0, whole genome shotgun sequence genome:
- the LOC119325343 gene encoding uncharacterized protein LOC119325343, translated as MRRFWKEHDVDNKINLKFNRFGQPCGLKTCKLTNFIGTLVKGKEMSLAAQNWSKVPKLEKEKLWGSVQAFFNIDESYKRWVLRSASKKWKDFKVVLKRKYYKADLSRARNILNGCDNRIPIGQWEWLVKHWRTEKAKEKSERNKATRASQLEGCNGTHTAGSRSFAVVLDQMEMVEGREIGRAELYVVTHTKNNGYPVNQQSEVKMDEIKKRIREDPSLIGEEARDGDLYSSIFPKGKKGRPSGLGLLVGGVASERLAQVEAELHVAKQENMELRHVVHTLLANQTSMMAKSERMAEQYNELKSLIIASRGSVEMGGIPEKELPNKEPSKDLETMNDEEQATSLSYTTKASEAMAAPRLLQGNGYSKLVKASQLESKTTESALPSLAPVPKPKKTKTTKHKKPGIFQTPLQNGPKDGLEDTIKCGMEVSLTSPNSASVVAMGTIQKTDRKAKAIDGQPLADCVEVLVNVVLKETTELPPAQGKINKLGNAQARCIPWPRKNIMQTDRTTVLHSKVSSVCSQVSFKNSENVDPNKTTSGTQVTNHETGCSTSEGAVSNTLKRKKVSKTTRMKKATQAISATTGNNILRNSGRET; from the exons ATGAGGCGCTTCTGGAAAGAACATGATGTTGATAACAAGATCAATTTGAAGTTCAACAGATTTGGTCAGccatgtggtttgaagacttgcaagctGACAAATTTTATTGGAACCCTAGTGAAAGGAAAAGAAATGTCCTTAGCTGCTCAAAACTGGAGCAAAGTACCAAAGTTAGAGAAAGAAAAGTTGTGGGGTTCTGTCCAG GCTTTTTTCAACATTGATGAGTCATACAAAAGATGGGTGTTGAGATCAGCTAGTAAAAAATGGAAAGACTTCAAGGTTGTTTTAAAGAGGAAATACTACAAAGCTGATTTGTCACGGGCACGGAATATTCTTAATGGTTGTGATAATAGAATTCCAATTGGACAGTGGGAGTGGCTAGTAAAACACTGGAGAACAGAGAAAGCTAAG GAAAAATCTGAGAGAAACAAAGCCACTCGGGCATCGCAACTCGAGGGATGCAACGGGACCCACACCGCTGGGTCACGAAGTTTTGCAGTTGTCCTTGATCAAATG GAGATGGTAGAGGGTAGGGAAATTGGGCGTGCCGAGCTTTACGTGGTTACGCATACGAAAAACAATGGATATCCAGTCAACCAACAAAGCGAAGTAAAAATG GATGAAATTAAAAAAAGGATTCGGGAAGATCCTTCTTTGATTGGTGAGGAGGCCCGTGATGGTGATCTTTATTCATCAATTTTCCCAAAAGGAAAGAAAGGAAGGCCAAGTGGCCTTGGTCTATTAGTAGGTGGAGTCGCTTCGGAGCGCCTTGCTCAAGTTGAAGCTGAACTACATGTTGCTAAACAAGAGAACATGGAGCTTCGGCATGTGGTGCATACTCTGCTGGCAAATCAAACTTCAATGATGGCCAAGAGTGAGAGAATGGCAGAACAGTACAATGAGCTAAAAAGTTTGATCATAGCTTCTAGGGGGTCTGTTGAAATGGGAGGAATTCCAGAAAAGGAGCTTCCAAATAAAGAACCTTCTAAG GACTTGGAAACCATGAATGACGAAGAACAAGCaacttcactttcatatactaccaaGGCATCCGAGGCAATGGCTGCTCCAAGGCTGCTCCAAGGCAATGGCTACTCTAAGTTGGTGAAGGCATCCCAACTGGAATCAAAGACAACAGAATCAGCACTACCAAGTCTTGCGCCTGTGCCAAAACCAAAGAAGACAAAGACAACTAAACATAAGAAACCAGGAATATTTCAAACACCGCTCCAAAATGGGCCAAAG GATGGATTAGAAGATACCATAAAGTGTGGCATGGAAGTTAGTTTGACGTCGCCAAATAGTGCAAGTGTGGTGGCAATGGGAACCATTCAGAAAACTGATAGAAAAGCTAAAGCTATTGATGGCCAACCACTAGCTGATTGTGTTGAAGTTCTTGTCAACGTCGTGCTCAAAGAAACAACTGAGCTGCCTCCTGCACAAGGGAAAATAAACAAGCTAGGAAATGCCCAAGCTAGGTGTATTCCATGGCCACGCAAAAAT ATTATGCAAACAGATCGTACTACCGTGCTGCACTCTAAG gtttctagtgtttgtagtcaGGTGTCTTTCAAGAATAGCGAGAATGTGGATCCCAACAAAACAACTAGTGGAACTCAGGTGACCAACCATGAGACTGGTTGCAGTACTTCAGAAGGTGCAGTGAGTAATACACTGAAGAGAAAGAAGGTTTCTAAAACAACAAGAATGAAAAAAGCTACTCAAGCAATCTCTGCTACAACCGGAAACAACATACTTAGGAATTCGGGCAGGGAAACATGA